The following DNA comes from Picosynechococcus sp. PCC 7003.
CTGACAATCAGGCTGAAGGCTTTTTAGAGTTGCTCAATCGGGTGGCGATCGCCAATGCCCCAGACTTAAACCAGAGACTACCCCAAAGCGACGACTTATTTGCCTATTTACTGCAAGACCAACCCCTCACCATCGATAATGTCACCTATCGCCTTGAGGCCAGGGAAACCCTACTGCGCAGCCAACTCATTTTAGAAAATTTGTTGATTGCTATTGGTAACGATATTCTACAATTTATTTTAAATACCTTGCCAGAGCCGGAGTTACTCAAAGCAGAAATTTACCAACCAAAGCTACGTTCTTCCCGCAACATTGCTCGTTTTCGCAATGATCTATCGTGGGCCTACCGCCTGCGCAAATATTGGTTAGAACCGAAGGCCATTTTTGAAAGTCAACATCAATTTTTGAGCGTTAGTCCAAGCGGCATTGTCCAAACCGCCGTTTACCAGCCCCGCTCCGCAGAACTCGCAAACCTTGAGGGAATTCCCTGGCTGGTGACAATTCTCCTGGAATTGAGGGATGCCCTTGCCCCTCGAATTCGTGCCCTCGTAGCCTGGCTCGGTGAAATTTTAGTTTACGTGCTAACCAATGTGATTGGCCGAGCCCTTGGGTTAATCGCTAGGGGCATCGTCGAAGGAGCTGGCAGCAGTTGGCAACATCTCCGGGCGCGCCAAATTGAGCTAGCAAACATGGCCCGGAAAAATTCCTAAGAAGACAATAAGTCTGCTAATTAGCTTCAGAGAAACTGCTATGATCCTGGTTGCAATTGCCTTTCTCTGCCATGGCTTACCGTAATCCTGCTCCCACCGTCGATATCATTGTTGAACTCTGCGATCGTCCCCATCGGCCAATTATTTTAGTTGAACGCAAATATGAACCCTTTGGCTGGGCGATTCCAGGGGGTTTTGTGGATTATGGTGAAACGGTGGAGGGGGCCGCAAAACGGGAAGCCCTAGAGGAAATTTCCCTGGAGGTGCAATTGGTTGAGCAATTTTGTGTGTACTCTGATCCCGCCCGTGATCCGCGCCAACACACCATTAGTGTGGTCTTTATCGCCACGGCAACGGGAGACCCCAAAGCGGCAGATGATGCCAAAACAGTCGGCATTTTTCAGCCGTGGGACGTCCCGCAAAATTTATGTTTTGATCATGGGCGCATTTTGCAGGATTATTGGTCTTACCGCCACCACGGGATGCGTCCCCGTTTGGGTGCTTAATGTGATCTGCAATTTTTAAACGGTTTTGAGAGTTTAGTGATGGAAAAAAAAGTTATTCAAACTAATAATGCCCCCGCCCCCGTTGGCCCCTATAACCAGGCGATCGCCGCTTCCGGAAAGATGTTATTTTGTTCTGGCCAAATTGCGCTTGATCCCGCCACGGGCCAAATTATTGATGGGGATGTGCAAGCCCAAACCAAACAGGTCATGGCAAATTTAGCGGCGGTGTTAAAAGAAGCTGGTGCCACTTGGGAAAATGTGGTTAAAACGGGCGTTTTCCTAAAGGATATGAATGATTTTGCAGCGGTTAATGCTGTGTATGCCACCTATTTTGATGAAGCTACAGCCCCTGCCCGCGCCTGTGTCGAAGTGGCCCGTCTGCCGAAGGATGTCCTTGTCGAGATTGAATGTATTGCCGTGCTTTAAACACACAACTAAAGCTGCATTCTTGATCAAGTCCTACCCAAAGAAAAACCTCCACTTCTCATCGGAAATGGAGGCTCTTTTTTATTTTTATACTTGTCACATTCTCCTAGGTTTAGTTTGTTATCTAGCCCTAGGTGTTGGGATTTCTAGGAGCGGTTGGAACTGTAGGAACGGCGTCCCCGGGAGCGATCGCCTTTGTAGCCACCGCCACCCCCTTTGTAGTTAGAAGAGCGACGTCCGCTGCTGCGGCCACCTTTTTTCGTGGGCTTGGGTAAACCAGTCGTCGTGCTGACTTCTGGCACTTCCCAATCTTCATTGAGCCATTCAGGGGAATTGGTGTCGTACATCATCTGCAGTACCGCCGCGGCGATCGCCTGGGGATCATACTCATCACCCAAACGCTTCACAATCGGTAAGAAAGAAGCCATGCGTTCGCCAGCTAAAGCTTCCCGTACCTGGGTTTCCAGGCGGGTTACCCGTTGGGCTTCCACTTCAGTCCGACTGGGAATCGTTGAAACCTTGAGGGACTGTTTGACGCGCCGTTCAATTTGACGCAACAGACGGCGATCGCTGGGTTCAACAAGGGCGATCGCGGTACCCGTTTTCCCAGCCCGGCCTGTCCGACCGATCCGGTGGATGTAACTTTCCGTATTATCCGGCAAATCAAAGTTGATGACGTGGCTGAGGTTTTCCACGTCAAGACCCCGGGCCGCAATATCCGTGGCGACAATCATCTTGATCTTGCCTTCCTTAAAGCGACGTACCAGTTTTTCCCGTTGGTTTTGGTTGAGGTCACCGTGGTATTCATCGGCACTTTGGCCTGCTTCAACCAACTCGTTGGTCAACTCCGAAGCCGTGCGTTTGGTGCGCACAAAGATGATCGCCGATTCCGGGTCTGCCATTTCCAAGATTGGCAGTAGCGCCTTGGTTTTTGACCAACCACGCGGAATCATATAGACCTCTTGGGCAATGCGGTCGGGGGTTACCTGGGGCTGTTTGATCGTGATGTTGATCGGATCATTGAGGAAATTTTCCACGAGATCCCGGATTGCGGGGGGCATGGTCGCCGAGAAACAAACCGTTTGGCGAGTTTTCGGGGACTGACGCAAAATCTTTTTCACATCATCAATGAAACCCATGCTGAGCATTTCATCGGCTTCGTCGAGCACTGCCCAACGGAGTTCCTCAAAGGACAACTTACCCCGTTCGAGGAGATCGATCACTCGGCCCGGAGTCCCCACAACAATGTGGACGCCTCTTTGCAAGCTGCGAATTTGCCGTTCCATGGATTGGCCACCACAGACGGTGAGCACCCAGAGACGACGGTCTACGGCGAATTCCTTGAGGGACTGGGTCACCTGCACTGCCAGTTCACGGGTGGGCGTGAGGATCAAGCCCTGGACAGTCTTTTGTTCTAGGTCGATTTTTTCGAGGAAAGGCAGAGAGTAGGCGGCGGTTTTACCCGTACCTGTTTGGGAAAGCCCGACTACGTCCCGTCCTTCAAGGATTGCGGGGATCGCTTTACTTTGAATCTCGGTGGGCTTTTCGAAGCCGATATTTTCTAACAGGTCAACGCGAGCGTCGGATAAGCCGATGGTTTGAAAAGAAGTGGTCATAAAAAAGTTGTAAGGTTTATGGATGGGTTTTTGCTAAGGTTTGACAAAAATTGGGAATGACTTTTTTTGAGTACAATCCCTCCCCCAACCCTTTTCCCAAACTGGGTTCTTTGGAATAAAACCGATTGGATGCTTCTTAGCAGTCTGGACAATGCCGGGGGTGTGGCTGAACGGTCTAGTTATGCTTCCACGATAGTGCCGTAGAGGTCATAAATATCCGCAGCGGTAATTTGAACAGGGACAATACTGCCGAGGGAGGCTTCTCCGGTG
Coding sequences within:
- a CDS encoding NUDIX hydrolase, giving the protein MAYRNPAPTVDIIVELCDRPHRPIILVERKYEPFGWAIPGGFVDYGETVEGAAKREALEEISLEVQLVEQFCVYSDPARDPRQHTISVVFIATATGDPKAADDAKTVGIFQPWDVPQNLCFDHGRILQDYWSYRHHGMRPRLGA
- a CDS encoding RidA family protein — translated: MEKKVIQTNNAPAPVGPYNQAIAASGKMLFCSGQIALDPATGQIIDGDVQAQTKQVMANLAAVLKEAGATWENVVKTGVFLKDMNDFAAVNAVYATYFDEATAPARACVEVARLPKDVLVEIECIAVL
- a CDS encoding DEAD/DEAH box helicase, with the protein product MTTSFQTIGLSDARVDLLENIGFEKPTEIQSKAIPAILEGRDVVGLSQTGTGKTAAYSLPFLEKIDLEQKTVQGLILTPTRELAVQVTQSLKEFAVDRRLWVLTVCGGQSMERQIRSLQRGVHIVVGTPGRVIDLLERGKLSFEELRWAVLDEADEMLSMGFIDDVKKILRQSPKTRQTVCFSATMPPAIRDLVENFLNDPINITIKQPQVTPDRIAQEVYMIPRGWSKTKALLPILEMADPESAIIFVRTKRTASELTNELVEAGQSADEYHGDLNQNQREKLVRRFKEGKIKMIVATDIAARGLDVENLSHVINFDLPDNTESYIHRIGRTGRAGKTGTAIALVEPSDRRLLRQIERRVKQSLKVSTIPSRTEVEAQRVTRLETQVREALAGERMASFLPIVKRLGDEYDPQAIAAAVLQMMYDTNSPEWLNEDWEVPEVSTTTGLPKPTKKGGRSSGRRSSNYKGGGGGYKGDRSRGRRSYSSNRS